In one window of Escherichia coli DSM 30083 = JCM 1649 = ATCC 11775 DNA:
- the metE gene encoding 5-methyltetrahydropteroyltriglutamate--homocysteine S-methyltransferase: MTILNHTLGFPRVGLRRELKKAQESYWAGNSTREELLAVGRELRARHWDQQKQAGIDLLPVGDFAWYDHVLTTSLLLGNVPQRHQNNDGSVDIDTLFRIGRGRAPTGEPAAAAEMTKWFNTNYHYMVPEFVKGQQFKLTWTQLLEEVDEALALGHKVKPVLLGPITYLWLGKVKGEQFDRLSLLNDILPVYQQVLAELAKRGIEWVQIDEPALVLELPQAWLNAYKPAYDALQGQVKLLLTTYFEGVTPNLDTITALPVQGLHVDLVHGKDDVAELHKRLPSDWLLSAGLINGRNVWRADLTEKYAQIKDIVGKRDLWVASSCSLLHSPIDLSVETRLDAEVKSWFAFALQKCHELALLRDALNSGDTAALAEWSAPIQARRHSTRVHNPAVEKRLAAITAQDSQRANVYEVRAEAQRARFKLPAWPTTTIGSFPQTTEIRTLRLDFKKGNLDANNYRTGIAEHIKQAIVEQERLGLDVLVHGEAERNDMVEYFGEHLDGFVFTQNGWVQSYGSRCVKPPIVIGDVSRPAPITVEWAKYAQSLTDKPVKGMLTGPVTILCWSFPREDVSRETIAKQIALALRDEVADLEAAGIGIIQIDEPALREGLPLRRSDWDAYLQWGVEAFRINAAVAKDDTQIHTHMCYCEFNDIMDSIAALDADVITIETSRSDMELLESFEEFDYPNEIGPGVYDIHSPNVPSVEWIEALLKKAAKRIPAERLWVNPDCGLKTRGWPETRAALANMVQAAQNLRRG, encoded by the coding sequence ATGACAATTCTTAATCACACCCTCGGTTTCCCTCGCGTTGGCCTGCGTCGCGAGCTGAAAAAAGCGCAAGAGAGTTATTGGGCGGGGAACTCCACGCGTGAAGAACTGCTGGCGGTAGGGCGTGAATTGCGTGCTCGTCACTGGGATCAACAAAAGCAAGCGGGTATCGACCTGCTGCCGGTGGGCGATTTTGCCTGGTACGATCATGTACTGACCACCAGTCTGCTGCTGGGTAATGTTCCGCAACGTCATCAGAACAACGATGGTTCGGTAGATATCGACACCCTGTTCCGTATTGGTCGTGGACGTGCACCGACTGGCGAACCTGCGGCGGCAGCGGAAATGACCAAATGGTTTAACACCAACTATCACTACATGGTGCCGGAGTTCGTTAAAGGCCAACAGTTCAAACTGACCTGGACGCAGCTGCTGGAGGAAGTGGACGAGGCGCTGGCGCTGGGCCACAAGGTGAAACCTGTGCTGCTGGGGCCGATTACCTACCTGTGGCTGGGTAAAGTGAAAGGTGAACAGTTTGATCGCCTGAGCCTGCTGAACGACATTCTGCCGGTTTATCAGCAAGTGCTGGCAGAACTGGCGAAACGCGGCATCGAGTGGGTACAGATTGATGAACCCGCGTTGGTACTGGAACTGCCGCAGGCGTGGCTGAACGCATACAAACCCGCTTACGACGCGCTCCAGGGACAGGTGAAACTGCTGCTGACCACCTATTTTGAAGGCGTAACGCCAAATCTCGACACGATTACTGCGCTGCCTGTTCAGGGTCTGCATGTCGATCTTGTACATGGTAAAGATGACGTTGCTGAACTGCACAAGCGTCTGCCTTCTGACTGGCTGCTGTCTGCGGGTCTTATCAATGGTCGTAACGTCTGGCGCGCCGATCTTACCGAGAAATATGCGCAAATTAAGGACATTGTCGGCAAACGCGATTTGTGGGTGGCATCTTCCTGCTCGTTGCTGCACAGCCCCATCGACCTGAGCGTGGAAACGCGTCTTGATGCAGAAGTGAAAAGCTGGTTTGCCTTCGCCCTGCAAAAATGTCATGAACTGGCATTGCTGCGCGATGCGCTAAACAGTGGTGATACGGCAGCTCTGGCAGAGTGGAGCGCTCCGATTCAGGCGCGTCGTCACTCTACTCGTGTACATAATCCGGCAGTAGAAAAGCGTCTGGCGGCGATCACCGCCCAGGACAGTCAGCGTGCGAATGTCTATGAAGTGCGTGCTGAAGCCCAGCGTGCGCGTTTTAAACTGCCCGCATGGCCGACCACCACGATTGGTTCCTTCCCGCAAACCACGGAGATTCGTACCCTGCGTCTGGATTTTAAAAAGGGTAATCTCGACGCCAATAACTACCGCACGGGCATTGCGGAACATATCAAGCAGGCCATTGTTGAGCAGGAACGTTTGGGACTGGATGTGCTGGTACATGGCGAGGCCGAGCGTAATGACATGGTGGAATACTTTGGCGAGCACCTCGACGGGTTTGTCTTTACGCAAAACGGTTGGGTACAGAGCTACGGTTCCCGCTGCGTGAAGCCACCGATTGTTATTGGTGACGTTAGTCGTCCGGCGCCGATTACCGTGGAGTGGGCAAAATATGCGCAATCCCTGACTGATAAACCGGTGAAAGGGATGTTGACCGGCCCGGTGACTATTCTCTGCTGGTCGTTCCCGCGTGAAGATGTCAGCCGTGAAACCATCGCCAAACAAATTGCGCTGGCGCTGCGTGATGAAGTCGCGGACCTGGAAGCCGCTGGAATTGGCATCATTCAGATTGACGAACCGGCATTGCGCGAAGGTTTACCACTGCGTCGCAGCGACTGGGATGCCTATCTCCAGTGGGGCGTGGAGGCTTTCCGTATCAACGCCGCCGTGGCGAAAGATGACACACAAATCCACACTCACATGTGTTACTGCGAGTTCAACGACATCATGGATTCGATTGCGGCGCTGGACGCAGACGTCATCACCATCGAAACCTCGCGTTCCGACATGGAGTTGCTGGAGTCGTTTGAAGAGTTTGATTATCCAAATGAAATCGGTCCTGGCGTCTATGACATTCACTCGCCAAACGTACCGAGCGTGGAATGGATTGAAGCCTTGCTGAAGAAAGCGGCAAAACGCATTCCGGCAGAGCGTCTGTGGGTCAACCCGGACTGTGGCCTGAAAACGCGCGGCTGGCCAGAAACCCGCGCGGCACTGGCGAACATGGTGCAGGCGGCGCAGAATTTGCGTCGGGGATGA
- the metR gene encoding HTH-type transcriptional regulator MetR, translated as MIEVKHLKTLQALRNCGSLAAAAATLHQTQSALSHQFSDLEQRLGFRLFVRKSQPLRFTPQGEILLQLANQVLPQISQALQACNEPQQTRLRIAIECHSCIQWLTPALENFHKNWPQVEMDFKSGVTFDPQPALQQGELDLVMTSDILPRSGLHYSPMFDYEVRLVLAPDHPLAAKTRITPEDLASETLLIYPVQRSRLDVWRHFLQPAGVSPSLKSVDNTLLLIQMVAARMGIAALPHWVVESFERQGLVVTKTLGEGLWSRLYAAVRDGEQRQPITEAFIRSARNHACDHLPFVKSAERPTYDAPTVRPGSPARL; from the coding sequence ATGATCGAAGTAAAACACCTGAAAACGCTACAAGCGTTGCGGAACTGCGGCTCACTCGCAGCCGCTGCGGCGACGTTGCATCAAACGCAATCCGCCCTGTCTCACCAGTTTAGCGATCTGGAACAACGCCTTGGCTTCCGGCTATTTGTGCGTAAAAGCCAGCCGCTTCGGTTTACACCGCAGGGAGAAATCCTGTTGCAACTGGCGAATCAGGTGCTGCCGCAAATCAGCCAGGCACTGCAAGCCTGCAATGAACCGCAGCAGACGCGCCTGCGCATTGCCATTGAGTGCCATAGCTGTATTCAGTGGCTGACGCCCGCGTTAGAAAATTTCCATAAGAACTGGCCGCAGGTGGAGATGGATTTTAAATCGGGCGTGACGTTTGACCCGCAGCCCGCGTTGCAGCAGGGTGAGCTGGATCTGGTGATGACCTCCGATATTCTGCCGCGCAGTGGCCTGCATTATTCGCCGATGTTCGACTATGAAGTGCGTCTGGTGTTAGCACCTGACCATCCACTGGCGGCGAAAACGCGAATCACGCCGGAAGACCTCGCCAGCGAAACGCTGTTGATTTATCCGGTGCAGCGTAGCCGACTGGATGTCTGGCGGCATTTTCTTCAGCCAGCAGGCGTCAGCCCGTCACTGAAAAGCGTCGATAACACCTTATTGTTGATTCAGATGGTTGCCGCACGGATGGGTATTGCCGCACTACCGCATTGGGTGGTGGAGAGTTTTGAACGCCAGGGTCTGGTGGTCACCAAAACCCTGGGCGAAGGCTTGTGGAGCCGACTGTACGCCGCCGTGCGCGATGGCGAGCAGCGTCAGCCGATTACGGAAGCGTTTATTCGTTCAGCGCGCAATCACGCCTGCGATCATCTGCCGTTTGTGAAGAGCGCGGAGCGACCCACTTACGATGCACCCACAGTGAGGCCAGGATCACCAGCGCGCCTGTAA
- the bioP gene encoding biotin transporter produces MALLIITTILWAFSFSFYGEYLAGHVDSYFAVLVRVGLAALVFLPFLRTRGNSLKTVGLYMLVGAMQLGVMYMLSFRAYLYLTVSELLLFTVLTPLYITLIYDIMSKRRLRWGYAFSALLAVIGAGIIRYDQVTDHFWTGLLLVQLSNITFAIGMVGYKRLMETRPMPQHNAFAWFYLGAFLVAVIAWFLLGNAQKMPQTTLQWGILVFLGVVASGIGYFMWNYGATQVDAGTLGIMNNMHVPAGLLVNLAIWHQQPHWPTFITGALVILASLWVHRKWVAPRSSQTADDRRRDCALNE; encoded by the coding sequence GTGGCGCTACTTATCATCACCACGATTCTGTGGGCCTTCTCCTTTAGCTTTTATGGCGAGTACCTTGCGGGGCACGTCGATAGCTATTTTGCGGTGCTGGTGCGCGTTGGCCTGGCGGCACTCGTTTTTCTGCCGTTTCTGCGTACCCGTGGCAATAGCCTGAAAACGGTCGGCCTGTATATGCTGGTGGGCGCGATGCAGCTCGGTGTGATGTATATGCTGAGTTTCCGCGCCTATCTCTACCTGACGGTCTCCGAACTGTTGCTGTTCACCGTACTGACGCCGCTCTACATCACGCTGATTTATGACATCATGAGTAAGCGCCGTCTGCGCTGGGGCTATGCCTTTAGCGCCTTGCTGGCGGTGATTGGTGCCGGGATTATTCGCTATGATCAGGTCACCGACCATTTCTGGACTGGCTTATTGCTGGTGCAACTCTCCAATATCACTTTTGCCATCGGCATGGTGGGTTACAAACGTCTGATGGAAACTCGCCCGATGCCGCAGCATAACGCCTTTGCGTGGTTCTATCTTGGCGCGTTCCTGGTGGCAGTGATTGCATGGTTCTTGCTGGGAAATGCGCAGAAAATGCCGCAAACCACGTTGCAATGGGGCATTCTGGTGTTTCTTGGTGTGGTGGCTTCCGGGATTGGCTACTTTATGTGGAACTACGGCGCGACGCAGGTGGACGCCGGAACGCTGGGCATTATGAATAATATGCACGTTCCGGCAGGGCTGCTGGTAAACCTGGCTATCTGGCACCAACAGCCGCACTGGCCAACGTTTATTACAGGCGCGCTGGTGATCCTGGCCTCACTGTGGGTGCATCGTAAGTGGGTCGCTCCGCGCTCTTCACAAACGGCAGATGATCGCAGGCGTGATTGCGCGCTGAACGAATAA
- the yigL gene encoding sugar/pyridoxal phosphate phosphatase YigL codes for MYQVVASDLDGTLLSPDHTLSPYAKETLKLLTARGINFVFATGRHHVDVGQIRDNLEIKSYMITSNGARVHDLDGNLIFAHNLDRDIASDLFGVVNDNPDIITNVYRDDEWFMNRHRPEEMRFFKEAVFKYALYEPGLLEPEGVSKVFFTCDSHEKLLPLEQAINARWGDRVNVSFSTLTCLEVMAGGVSKGHALEAVAKKLGYSLKDCIAFGDGMNDAEMLSMAGKGCIMGSAHQRLKDLHPELEVIGTNAEDAVPHYLRKLYLS; via the coding sequence ATGTACCAGGTTGTTGCGTCTGATTTAGATGGCACGTTACTTTCTCCCGACCATACGTTATCCCCTTACGCCAAAGAAACTCTGAAGCTGCTCACCGCGCGCGGCATCAACTTTGTGTTTGCGACCGGTCGTCACCACGTTGATGTGGGGCAAATTCGCGATAATCTGGAGATTAAGTCTTACATGATTACCTCCAATGGCGCGCGCGTTCACGACCTCGATGGCAACCTGATTTTTGCTCATAACCTGGATCGCGACATTGCCAGTGACCTGTTTGGCGTAGTCAACGACAATCCGGACATCATTACTAACGTTTATCGCGACGACGAATGGTTTATGAATCGCCATCGCCCGGAAGAGATGCGCTTTTTTAAAGAAGCGGTGTTCAAATATGCGCTGTATGAGCCGGGATTGCTGGAGCCGGAAGGCGTCAGCAAAGTGTTCTTCACCTGCGATTCCCATGAAAAACTTCTGCCACTGGAGCAAGCGATTAACGCTCGCTGGGGCGATCGCGTCAATGTCAGTTTCTCTACCTTAACCTGCCTGGAAGTCATGGCTGGCGGCGTTTCAAAAGGCCATGCGCTGGAAGCGGTGGCTAAGAAACTGGGCTACAGTCTGAAGGATTGTATTGCGTTTGGTGATGGGATGAACGACGCCGAAATGCTGTCGATGGCGGGGAAAGGCTGCATTATGGGCAGTGCGCACCAGCGTCTGAAAGATCTGCATCCAGAGCTGGAAGTGATTGGTACTAACGCCGAAGACGCAGTGCCGCATTATCTGCGTAAGCTCTATTTATCGTAA